In Poecilia reticulata strain Guanapo linkage group LG1, Guppy_female_1.0+MT, whole genome shotgun sequence, one genomic interval encodes:
- the LOC103462989 gene encoding E3 ubiquitin-protein ligase RBBP6-like isoform X2 codes for MSCVHYKFSSKLDYNTVTFDGLHITLSELKKQIMARERLKATDCDLQITNAQTREEYTDDEAHIPKHSSVIVRRTPIGGVKPAGRTFIVDRSDTAVVGSSRPTDSSPSLTLAQLAKTPNLVDANASEEDKIKAMMTQSNHDYDPINYSKKAIGPPPAHYTCFRCNKTGHYIRHCPLLMVQDKSVEGPKPVRISKGIPQSFMVKADPGAKGAMLTSTGEYAIPAIDAEAYAQGKKERPPFVPHDQSSSEDDSDPIPDELLCPICNDLMTDAVVIPCCGNSYCDDCIRTALLDSEEHICYSCKQSDVSPDNLIANKFLRQAVNNFKNETGYTKHGRKQVQHAAPLPPRPQLVRPLLSRQQDPLLANAAPPAPAISPKVEVLPPAPRPFATAPLVSGPPPVSTAAPAPSISTTVAAPPISTTSAAPCGPDGSSAPVTPSPSPPPAAAPAVDHEEASPVAAPVVDPHLPAVSNSQGEPPPPGESVPEARVKRASSGTPERPSQSYSLPVIGHLPPSRPSHPSGHQPRSNQSHRGGNRHWYRSRGEHPSSHVQSTPALAPAPQVYPAALYQPAPQTYIPQYSAGPGLIPPPAISFQPQPVYAPGPPGLNPPWVTPGAQPPLMPLPPSLPQPPLSKEDFYRQRHHRQDKVTSKLDEFTKDFHEELMKYRNASKRRRRSYSRSRSYSRSPFSRSPFSRSPYSRSRSRSRSYSFSPSRSRSRSHGRSYPRSPYSRRNGRSYGRSRTRSRSRSRSYGYRRSGSPRSPLYRAGGWDGAEGPRVYRSRTRSRSPGGYRSRSPGGRKPPPRELLAYELKGHSPASHDRWDRERYRQWEKEYADWYNKYYKDFDNQQPPLHHRGHGSRDREREKISASSRDYSPQGRGRRGKEERCGLPHNPPSSSSSGAKSSTKVLKSKKIKKKRPGEEAEQQQSVDRGDATPVRDEPMDEISNTPPISSRPLLTGVAVMRTGTSSKGTIAATKPAAKSGSKTQTDKTKTDKGPKVKAKVKVQVVKAKSEKVKKKPGEGVATTKKDTSISSSAVKPGKTAKTKPDDASVSAAPKKEKSKSFAVKPVVKTPPTASQNQPLPHHSLQESPRSGRDSQTRRDPKSTALLLPGHRPPLILRPPSPLESRSRMGDDCRSLLGPPDKLRRIDGGGPVPHTHLHANPFHRVPPPSDRPSLIPLSGTRELGRTDADRRPLLDSPKPVRKIKLNRDLGRRGSSEAAPSDRSQSGSEKSSSGSDRSAALHSLEGDRHRSTSEGPGRKETSASVDKGASRERPSSAGDRQRGSDRERDRPPASDRDKESGSNRDRDRPRASEDRDEEGEKEVKTERKAPSSGSGAARSVSVDKMTIGEKSAFCKKLTDQEKPSGSCKERMEGAERAAKPDRSRSKDRTERSGLSGDKPAVTQREAIKEDQETAVKSKPRISRKALPSHVSSSTRSAPERKLESNREQKKSATSKAAELPLASPVRGRHHSPPPSPAQELPLIQPPPRSKWERDDDDDGQEDDPNPPTKDPSPLAEKGREGHHDAAKSVRAEVQEAVKEEKKGAVREEKKGKTQKEEGKASRTTQKDSDKPHRAKCVREESRGTKEERRSSAKEEEKKGGGREEGRGGAGKEDRAAGGGREDSRNPEPRRQRLCSDLTRETDEASFVPDYSEGEGSEPERGRSGSPTPSPTRPSQSPSLSNHSDSATAADKKKKKHKKHKKHKKHKKHSSQDKDKEPKQHKSKHKKKKHKKSKDREVEEKQEEEAPPC; via the exons ATGTCGTGTGTTCACTATAAATTTTCTTCCAAACTGGATTACAACACAGTCACGTTCGATGGACTGCATATTACACTTAGCGAGCTTAAGAAGCAGATTATGGCCCGCGAGCGCCTCAAGGCCACAGACTGCGACCTGCAAATCACCAATGCGCAGACGCGAGAAG aatacaCAGATGATGAGGCCCACATCCCAAAACACTCGTCTGTCATCGTCCGCCGCACTCCGATTGGTGGAGTAAAGCCTGCTGGCAGGACGTTCATTGT agatCGTTCTGACACAGCTGTGGTTGGATCTTCCAGACCC ACGGACTCTTCTCCTTCTTTGACTCTCGCTCAGCTTGCTAAG ACACCAAACCTGGTTGATGCAAATGCTTCAGAGGAGGACAAGATTAAAGCCATGATGACTCAATCAAACCATGATTATGATCCAATAAA TTACTCCAAGAAAGCCATTGGACCCCCACCGGCTCATTATACCTGCTTTCGGTGCAACAAGACTGGCCACTACATCCGGCATTGCCCCTTGCTAATG GTACAAGATAAAAGTGTGGAAGGTCCCAAACCAGTAAGGATCAGTAAGGGGATACCACAGAGCTTCATGGTGAAAGCTGACCCAGGCGCTAAGGGAGCGATGTTGACCAGCACTGGAGAATATGCTATACCTGCTATAGATGC GGAGGCCTATGCTCAAGGAAAAAAGGAACGACCTCCGTTTGTTCCCCACGACCAATCGTCCTCTGAGGATGATTCAGACCCGATCCCTGATGAGCTCCTGTGTCCGATCTGCAATGACCTGATGACTGACGCTGTAGTTATACCCTGCTGTGGAAACAGTTACTGTGACGACT GTATCAGAACTGCTTTGCTAGACTCAGAGGAGCACATCTGCTACAGCTGCAAACAGTCAGATGTTTCGCCAGATAATCTCATTGCTAACAAGTTTCTTCGACAG GCTGTGAACAACTTTAAGAATGAGACTGGCTACACCAAACATGGCCGGAAGCAGGTCCAACAcgcagctcctcttcctcctcgtcctcaGCTGGTCCGACCGTTGCTGTCTAGACAGCAGGATCCCCTCCTGGCCAATGCTGCCCCACCTGCTCCAGCAATATCTCCTAAAGTGGAAGTCCTGCCCCCTGCACCTCGTCCTTTTGCTACTGCTCCTCTGGTCTCTGGTCCTCCTCCTGTTTCCACCGCCGCTCCTGCTCCTTCCATTTCTACCACTGTTGCTGCTCCACCCATTTCCACCACCTCTGCTGCTCCATGTGGTCCTGATGGCTCATCAGCTCCTGTGACTCCAagtccttctcctcctcctgctgctgctcctgctgttgACCATGAGGAGGCGTCACCAGTTGCTGCTCCTGTTGTTGACCCCCATTTACCTGCGGTCTCAAACAGTCAGGGTGAACCACCCCCTCCAGG gGAGTCCGTTCCAGAAGCTCGGGTGAAACGAGCTTCTTCAGGAACACCTGAAAGACCTTCACAG agCTACAGTTTACCTGTTATTGGCCACCTGCCCCCTTCAAGACCAAGCCATCCATCAG GTCACCAACCACGATCCAACCAGTCTCACCGAGGAGGAAACAGACACTG gtaCAGAAGCAGAGGAGAGCATCCCTCCTCTCATGTGCAGAGCACTCCTGCTCTTGCCCCCGCACCCCAAGTCTACCCAGCTGCCCTATACCAACCGGCACCGCAGACCTACATTCCCCAGTACAGCGCAGGGCCAGGTCTCATTCCCCCTCCTGCTATTAGTTTCCAGCCTCAGCCGGTTTATGCCCCTGGTCCACCTGGCCTTAACCCCCCCTGGGTCACTCCTGGTGCCCAGCCCCCTCTCATGCCATTGCCTCCATCCCTGCCACAACCCCCTCTCTCAAAAGAAGACTTCTACAGACAAAGGCATCATCGACAGGACAA AGTTACGTCTAAGCTGGATGAGTTCACTAAAGATTTCCATGAAGAACTCATGAAATACAGAAATGCATCAAAGCGACGAAGACGGTCATATTCCAG ATCCCGGTCCTACAGCCGTTCTCCATTCAGCCGTTCTCCATTCAGCCGCTCTCCATATTCCCGCTCCAGATCTAGATCCAGGTCTTACTCTTTTTCTCCCAGTCGGTCCCGTTCTCGCTCCCATGGCAGATCCTATCCCCGCTCCCCTTACTCCAGACGGAATGGACGGAGTTATGGACGTTCAAGGACAAGGTCCCGCTCTCGCTCAAGGTCTTATGGCTACCGGCGCTCCGGCTCACCACGTTCACCTCTTTATCGAGCTGGAGGCTGGGATGGAGCGGAAGGCCCCAGAGTCTACAGGTCTCGAACACGGTCACGCTCCCCCGGTGGCTATCGGAGCCGCAGTCCTGGCGGAAGAAAGCCCCCTCCCCGGGAGTTACTAGCATACGAGCTGAAGGGACACAGTCCTGCAAGTCACGACCGCTGGGACAGAGAACGGTACAGACAATGGGAGAAGGAGTACGCAGACTGGTACAACAAATACTACAAAGACTTTGACAACCAGCAACCCCCTCTGCATCATCGAGGTCATggcagcagagacagagagcgGGAGAAAATATCTGCGTCATCCAGAGATTATTCTCCCCAGGGAAGAGGAAGACGAGGCAAAGAGGAGAGGTGTGGGTTACCTCACAACCCcccatcatcatcttcatcaggaGCCAAGTCCAGCACTAAAGTCCTCAagtcaaagaaaatcaaaaagaagAGGCCTGGAgaggaagcagagcagcagcagtctgTAGACAGAGGTGACGCTACGCCTGTTAGAGATGAGCCAATGGATGAAATATCCAACACTCCTCCTATCTCCTCAAGGCCCCTCCTTACAGGTGTTGCCGTGATGCGTACAGGTACATCTTCCAAAGGCACAATTGCTGCAACTAAACCAGCTGCCAAGTCAGGATCGAAGACCCAGactgacaaaacaaagacagacaaGGGTCCAAAAGTGAAAGCTAAAGTTAAAGTGCAGGTCGTCAAAGCAAAGAGTGAGAAGGTCAAGAAAAAGCCTGGAGAAGGAGTGGCGACCACAAAGAAGGACACGTCAATCTCCTCATCCGCTGTCAAACCGGGTAAGACTGCCAAGACCAAGCCAGATGATGCTTCTGTCTCAGCTGCCCCTAAGAAAGAGAAGTCTAAAAGCTTTGCAGTGAAACCTGTTGTGAAGACCCCTCCCACGGCCTCCCAGAATCAGCCTCTACCTCATCACTCCCTCCAAGAAAGCCCCCGGTCCGGTCGTGATTCACAGACCAGGAGAGATCCCAAGAGCACCGCTCTCCTCCTCCCTGGGCACAGACCTCCACTGATCCTGCGGCCTCCATCCCCACTAGAGAGTCGGAGTAGAATGGGGGACGACTGTCGCTCATTACTTGGACCCCCTGACAAGCTGAGGAGAATAGATGGAGGCGGTCCAGTTCCCCACACACACTTGCATGCAAACCCCTTTCACAGAGTCCCACCGCCCTCTGACAGGCCCAGTTTAATTCCTCTGTCAGGGACCAGAGAACTGGGCCGTACAGATGCAGACCGAAGACCTCTATTGGACAGTCCG AAGCCAGTGAGAAAGATCAAGCTTAACAGAGATCTGGGGAGAAGAGGCAGCAGTGAGGCAGCACCGTCAGACAGATCCCAGTCCGGTTCTGAGAAATCCTCCTCTGGCTCGGATCGATCCGCTGCTCTTCACAGCTTGGAAGGAGACAGACACAGAAGTACATCAGAGGGACCCGGAAGGAAGGAGACATCAGCATCTGTGGATAAAGGAGCTTCCAGAGAGCGACCCAGCAGCGCCGGAGACAGACAACGAGGCTCAGACAGGGAGCGGGACAGGCCACCTGCTTCAGACAGAGACAAAGAGTCAGGCTCCAACAGGGACAGGGACAGACCGAGAGCATCTGAGGACAGAGATgaagagggagagaaggaggtgaagacagagagaaaggCCCCCAGCAGTGGAAGTGGAGCAGCTCGCTCTGTCTCTGTGGATAAAATGACAATCGGAGAGAAATCTGCCTTTTGCAAAAAACTGACAGATCAGGAGAAACCAAGTGGTTCCTGTAAGGAGAGGATGGAAGGTGCAGAGAGGGCTGCTAAACCTGACAG GAGCCGGTCCAAAGACAGAACAGAGAGGAGTGGCCTCTCTGGAGACAAACCAGCTGTTACTCAAAGAGAAG CGATCAAAGAAGACCAGGAGACGGCTGTGAAAAGCAAACCCAGGATCAGTCGGAAGGCCCTGCCGAGCCATGTGTCTTCCTCCACCAG GTCGGCTCCAGAGAGAAAGCTCGAATCAAAcagagagcagaagaagagtgCAACTTCTAAAGCTGCTGAGCTTCCTCTAGCCAGCCCTGTGAGGGGCCGCCATCACAGCCCGCCCCCCAGCCCAGCGCAGGAGCTGCCGCTCATCCAGCCACCGCCGCGATCAAAGTGGGAGAgagacgacgacgacgacggaCAGGAAGATGATCCCAACCCACCGACCAAGGACCCTTCACCACTGgcagagaaaggcagagagGGACACCATGACGCAGCAAAGTCTGTTAGAGCTGAAGTCCAGGAGGCtgtgaaggaggagaagaagggaGCAGTCAGGGAGGAGAAGAAAGGGAAGACGCAGAAGGAGGAGGGGAAGGCTAGCAGGACTACACAGAAAGACTCGGACAAACCACACAGAGCAAAATGTGTGAGGGAGGAGAGCAGAGGAACCAAAGAGGAGAGAAGATCTTCAGctaaggaggaggagaagaaaggtggaggaagagaggaggggagaggaggagcAGGGAAAGAGGAcagagctgctggaggaggacGGGAGGACAGCCGGAACCCGGAGCCCAGGAGACAGCGTCTCTGCTCAGACCTGACCCGCGAAACGGACGAGGCGTCCTTTGTCCCAGACTACAGCGAGGGGGAGGGCTCGGAGCCAGAGAGGGGGCGGAGCGGCAGCCCCACCCCTTCCCCCACTCGGCCCTCCCAGAGCCCGTCGCTTAGCAACCATAGCGACTCAGCCACCGCCGccgacaagaagaagaagaaacacaagaagcacaaaaaacacaagaagcacaaaaaacacagcagccagGACAAAGACAAGGAGCCCAAGCAACACAAGAGcaaacacaagaagaagaaacacaaaaagagcaaagacagggaggtggaggagaaacaggaggaggaagctCCTCCATGCTAA
- the LOC103462989 gene encoding E3 ubiquitin-protein ligase RBBP6-like isoform X4 produces MSCVHYKFSSKLDYNTVTFDGLHITLSELKKQIMARERLKATDCDLQITNAQTREEYTDDEAHIPKHSSVIVRRTPIGGVKPAGRTFIVDRSDTAVVGSSRPVCKTNPEQHFVLLLTSLSPTLSGFSHLS; encoded by the exons ATGTCGTGTGTTCACTATAAATTTTCTTCCAAACTGGATTACAACACAGTCACGTTCGATGGACTGCATATTACACTTAGCGAGCTTAAGAAGCAGATTATGGCCCGCGAGCGCCTCAAGGCCACAGACTGCGACCTGCAAATCACCAATGCGCAGACGCGAGAAG aatacaCAGATGATGAGGCCCACATCCCAAAACACTCGTCTGTCATCGTCCGCCGCACTCCGATTGGTGGAGTAAAGCCTGCTGGCAGGACGTTCATTGT agatCGTTCTGACACAGCTGTGGTTGGATCTTCCAGACCCGTATGTAAAACAAACCCAGAACAACACTTTGTCCTCCTCCTCACATCTCTCTCTCCCACTCTATCTGGCTTTAGTCACTTATCTTGA